TGGCTTTTTCTATTCTCTGAACTTTTATTTTTTGGTGGTTTATTTCTTATTTATTCTGTTTTTAGATATTCTTTCCCAGAAGATTTTGTAAAAGGTTCAAGAGAATTAAATTTAACTATCGGAATAATAAATACAATTATTTTGCTAACAAGCAGTTTAACTGTCGCCCTATCAATTGCTGCCTTTGAAAAAGGTAAAAAAAGTCATTCACTATTTTTTATTTTCTTAACAATATTTTTTGCTCTTTTGTTTCTTGTTAATAAATATTTTGAATGGTCAGCCAAGATTAAACACGGAATATATCCTGGTTCTGATTTTTTAACCAGTATCTCAAGGGGAGAAGCTTCCTTCTTTAATCTTTATTATGTAATTACAGGTATCCATGGTTTGCATGTTCTTATCGGAGTTATAATCTTTATTGTGATGTTTTTTATATATTTAAAAGAGCCAAGAAAGAAAATAAATCTATCGGGGAGGGAACTAAAGAGTTTAAAGGGGAAAAGTATTCTTGGAATTGAAATTAACGAAAATGTTAAAGAAGTTAAACTTGATATCCGGTTAATTGAGAAAGAGGAAATTGTTAAGAAAGTTGATTATACAAAACTTTTTAATGCTGGATTATATTGGCATTTTGTTGATATTGCCTGGATATTCATTTTCCCCTTGTTCTATCTAATTTAGGAGGTAAAAATGGAAAATAAAGAAACAGGATATTCCCTATATTTTTATACCTGGCTTAGCCTTATTATTTTAACATTTTTGACAGTAAGCTTAACCCCTTTAAGAATTTTTAATTCATCAATAATTATTGCTATTACAATTGCTGGAATAAAATCCACCCTTGTAGTTCTTTATTTTATGCATCTTAAATATGAAGATAGGATTTTTAAATATATGGTTTTATTTGCCCTTTCTTCACTTATTATTATTCTGATTTTACTTTTTTCTGATTATCCTTTCAGAGGAGGAGTATAATGGCTAATTTTACAAGGGATGTTGATAATGTATTTCTATATATAAGTGGAATTGGTTTTTTTCTCTTACTTTTAATAACTTTTTTAATGCTCTTTTTTATCTTCAAATATAGAAGTTCAAAAAATAAAGAAGCAGAAGATGTAAAAGATAATATAGTTCTTGAAATTACATGGACTCTTATTCCTACAGTAATTGTTCTATCAATGTTTTATTATGGATTTTATGTTTTTAAAAAGATGAGATATATTCCCCCTGATGCTTATGAAATTAAAGTTACAGGAAGGCAGTGGTCATGGCTTTTTGAATATGAAAATGGTTTTAAAAGCGACACCCTTTATCTTCTTTTGAATAAGCCTGTAAAACTTACAATGAA
The nucleotide sequence above comes from candidate division WOR-3 bacterium. Encoded proteins:
- a CDS encoding cytochrome c oxidase subunit 3; the protein is MEKVLEVVNIHRDIKGAKIGMWLFLFSELLFFGGLFLIYSVFRYSFPEDFVKGSRELNLTIGIINTIILLTSSLTVALSIAAFEKGKKSHSLFFIFLTIFFALLFLVNKYFEWSAKIKHGIYPGSDFLTSISRGEASFFNLYYVITGIHGLHVLIGVIIFIVMFFIYLKEPRKKINLSGRELKSLKGKSILGIEINENVKEVKLDIRLIEKEEIVKKVDYTKLFNAGLYWHFVDIAWIFIFPLFYLI
- a CDS encoding cytochrome C oxidase subunit IV family protein; translation: MENKETGYSLYFYTWLSLIILTFLTVSLTPLRIFNSSIIIAITIAGIKSTLVVLYFMHLKYEDRIFKYMVLFALSSLIIILILLFSDYPFRGGV